The genomic region GCACCGGCGCCGTGGCCGAGGTCACGTTCGACTACCCGCAGGTCGGCAAGATCCTCGGCGCCTGGTTCGCCGCGGACTCGGGCTGCACGGGCTACCCGCAGATCATCACCACCACCTCCAGCCGGCAGCCGTCCGCGGCCGAGGTCAGCGGCATCCAGAGCGCGATCAAGCAGTACTGCCCGTCCTCGACCCCGCTGCCGGTGCAGAATGTGCTGATCCCGGACTGGGCGACGAACCTGCCGACGGTCACCCGGTCGACGCTGACCTCCAACAGCAGCATCAACTACATGCTGCCGCTGTACGACGGCATGACCATCTACATGCTGCCGGCGATCCAGCAGCTCAACCTGAACCGCAAGGTGCAGGTCGGGTCGTTCAACGCCACCCCGGTCGTGATGCAGAACGACCTGGCGAAGCAGTCCGCGCTGTCGGCTGACGTGGGCGGCCCGAACGACTGGTATGCCTACGCGCTCGCCGACGAGATCCTGCGGGTCGCCACCGGCGCGCCCGTGGTCGCCAACGAGCACGTGCCGCTGCGCCTGTTCACCCGCGGCAACCTGTCCACGATCAACCTCAACGCCAACGAGTCGACCTGGTACGGCACCGTCAACTTCGCCTGCCAGTACGACAAGCTCTGGGGAGCTGCGTGCAGCTGACCGCAGGAGCCCTTGGCGCCGGCATCCGCTGGCGCCAAGGGCTCGCGGTCACTGGCGCGTCATCGCTGGCATGTTCACCGCTGGGACGGAGGTAGGGCGGCCGTGAGCGACGTCGCACTGGAGGTACGCGGGCTCTCGAAGTCCTTCGGCGGGGTGCTCGCCCTGCACGACGTGTCGCTCCAGGTCCACCGCAGGGAGATCCACGGCCTGGTCGGCCGGAACGGATCCGGCAAGTCCACCCTCATCAAGGTGCTGGCCGGCTTCCACGCGCCCGAGCCCGGCGCCTCCCTCACCGTCGGCCCGGAAACCGTCCACCTGCCGGTGCCGCCGGGCGCCGCCAAGCGGCTGGCGCTCAGCTTCGTCCACCAGGATCTGGGCCTCATCCCGTCGCTCAGCATCCTGGAGAACCTGCGGGTCAACCGCTACCAGCCGCGGTTCGCCCGGCACATCGACTGGGCGGCCGAACGCGCCCGGGTGCGGCAGGCGCTGGAGCGTTTCCACCTGGACCTCGACATCGATCAGCCGGTGTCCATGCTCACCCCGGTCCAGCGGGCGCTGATCGCGATCGCCCGCGCGGTGTCGGACGCCAGCAGCCACGAGGGCGGGGTCATCGTCCTCGACGAGCCGACCTCCTACCTGCCCGCCAACGAGGTGGAAGCGCTCTTCGCCGCGATGCGGCGGGTCGCCGAGCACGGCACCGCCGTGATCTTCGTCAGCCACCGGCTGGAAGAGGTCAAGGCCATCACCGACCGGGTCACCGTGCTGCGGGACGGCATGGTGGTCGGCACCGTGGACACCTCCGAGGCGACCGAGGCGCAGCTCATCCACATGATCCTGGGCCGGGAGATCGAGCAGCTCTACCCCGAGGCCGCCGCGCACCCCGGCGAGGTGGTGCTCTCGGCCCATTCCCTGTCCGGCCAGGTCGTGGACGGGCTCGACTTCGAGGTGCACAAGGGTGAGA from Mycobacteriales bacterium harbors:
- a CDS encoding substrate-binding domain-containing protein, which encodes STAATNAAGIALAKKAVAQWEQPPTWQGPTAPVNAKAAKGKTVDLINLTEEIPALHEWAAVAQAQLQKLGVKANICDGKGTPEGITSCLTQDIAARPNVIVAMALDTTFIHNYITQANAAGIKVITAQTGTPGLPQGTGAVAEVTFDYPQVGKILGAWFAADSGCTGYPQIITTTSSRQPSAAEVSGIQSAIKQYCPSSTPLPVQNVLIPDWATNLPTVTRSTLTSNSSINYMLPLYDGMTIYMLPAIQQLNLNRKVQVGSFNATPVVMQNDLAKQSALSADVGGPNDWYAYALADEILRVATGAPVVANEHVPLRLFTRGNLSTINLNANESTWYGTVNFACQYDKLWGAACS
- a CDS encoding sugar ABC transporter ATP-binding protein; its protein translation is MSDVALEVRGLSKSFGGVLALHDVSLQVHRREIHGLVGRNGSGKSTLIKVLAGFHAPEPGASLTVGPETVHLPVPPGAAKRLALSFVHQDLGLIPSLSILENLRVNRYQPRFARHIDWAAERARVRQALERFHLDLDIDQPVSMLTPVQRALIAIARAVSDASSHEGGVIVLDEPTSYLPANEVEALFAAMRRVAEHGTAVIFVSHRLEEVKAITDRVTVLRDGMVVGTVDTSEATEAQLIHMILGREIEQLYPEAAAHPGEVVLSAHSLSGQVVDGLDFEVHKGEIVGLAGLVGMGQNEVPYLLFGATRARHGEIVLAGRTMAAAQLTPEHAAAAGMALVPGDRLGASGIGHLTVRDNVSLPVLSRFFSHGVLSARREHEHVAKLLVSYGVRPPSPDHLLSTLSG